The window aaaagaaaaggatgtaGGGGTTGCTGGTGATGACATCTCTGTGTGGGTGAGAGGCCAGGAAGGGCTTCTGGGAAATGGGTAAGGTTGAGGGGCTGAGGGAACCTCTGATCTCCCCAAACTGAGCCCAGTCTCCCCTTCTCTGGGTCTCTCCTGACCGCTTTCTACATCTGCCTGGGTTTCTGGAGCCCTAATCGGAGGCCTCCATGCAGGCCATGCAGGAGGGTTTGGAGGTGCTGTGTGTGCCATCCTGCGCCCTGATCCCTCCCTCACAGGCATGCTGCGTCTTCTCTCTGCATCTGTCCATGCTTCTCTCCATCATCAGCAGGAAGCTCCTCAGCTAAGGCTCTAGGATCATAGGACATGGGACAGATATggggtttcctcacctgtgacgGAAACAAGCAGTGGATCACTCGAGTTTGACCACTCGTAGGGAGCGTCACGGAAAGAGCCGAAGCATCTGTAGGTCCCTCCGTGGGTGGCAGGGCCCAGAGGAAAGTCGGCCTGGAATGTTCCGTTGATGCTGCGCACTGCAGGGAGCCTACGTTCATGGGCCTCCCCTTCCCTGGATAGATGGTACATGTCATAGGAGCTCCGGGAGCTGCAGGACAAGGTCACATTCTCTCCTGCCTGAACCGTGGGGCCCGGCTGGGCTGAGAGAGAAGGTTTCTCATATAGACCTGGAAGGAGAAGGGGCAGTTTCCTCAGGGGGGATCTTCCTTGTCACAGCTCCCCTCACACCTGACCTGAGAACTCACTCCCCTGCTCTATGGCCTAatgctctctttctctgtctcacccTCCACCCTATCTCTCTTCATGTCTATTTCCTCCTTCCACCTTCTCTGTCTCTGTAGGTCTCTGACCTCACTTCCCTACCTCTagttatgttttccttttttggattGTTTTATTCTCTCTGGCTCTCCTTGGATTGGTTGACTTGATGTTACTTTTTTTAACTCTGAGTTTCTCAGTTTGTGTCCCGTTCATAACTTTCTGCATAtttctatctattatctatcaatccatctatttatctattcgGTGCCTATCTACAAATTCTCTACCtgtcatctatatctatatatcatctatttatctatcaattGTCTATCCGTCAATCATctattatctatatatatgtatcatctctctctctctattatttctctctttgtcttcctctctatctctatgtattatctatccatctatcttcatcatcatcatctctatGTATCATCTAttaatgaatcaatcaatcatcatctatgtatctataacctattatctatcatctacctatatatcatctatctatatctatccatcatctatctgtatctatccatctatcatctgtctTGCTCTGCCTCTCGGTCTCTCTAGTTCTCTTTGGAATCTCTGCAATTCATCCCCACATCTCCATCTTTCTATGCCCTTGTGCCTCGCCCTCAGGACTCTAATTTTAGTGGTTTTCTCTGCTCTCTTCCATCATTCTCTCCACTTCTctgccctcttctctctctttatgTGTCTGTGAGTCTCTCAATCTCCTTCCTCTggctctttctctgtgtgtttatgtctttGCTTTTTGGTGTCCCTGATTTCTCTCTGTGCTTCTCAGTGATCCTCTCATATGTGATATGTGGGGTTATTTGGAATGTGAGCCTCAGAATCCAGTCTGGAGACCACAAGTTCACACAGCATACAGGGGTTGGTGTTCTGGGGCCATGATATTTTGGGACGATTATTCTCCATTGCATGGAAGTCAGAGGTGTCAGAATAAGCATGGCATCTGTAGGTGCCACAAGGCCTGAGGCCACAGGGCCCAACTCAGGTCAGAAATATGGGTGTCCTTGGGTTCTCCTGGTAGAGAACACTTTGTGGaggtaaaacagaaatgaaacttCTAACCTGTGCCAGGTCTCTGAGCAAAGTCAGCATGGAAGGACACCTCTGTCTGGGacatgtctgtctgtctcctttaactctttctgtcttttctaacTCCCGGTATGGCCCCTGTGTTTGTCCTCTGTTATGACACCTGGTCTGTACTTGTGTCtcttgtttctctgtctctgttggCACAGACCTCACCAAGTCAGTCTCTCTCCATAAGAATACCAAGCTCATCTTCCTTACAACCACCTGGGTCTCCAAGTCCTGGATCATTCACTCTGCATCCCAATGACAATGAGAAGAATGTCTGGACACTCTCACCTATGATCACCATGTCCAGAGGGTCACTGGGAGCTGACAACTGATAGGGGGAGTGAGGAACAGAACCGTAGCATCTGTAGGTTCCTGCAAGGACAGGCATCATGGGACCAATGGAGAAGTTGGCCTTGGAAACCCCATCATGGTGCTCTCCAATGAGGTGCAAAGTGTTGTTAAACTTCCCCTCTCTGTGCAGAAGGAAGTGCTCAAACATGACATCCGACCAACATTGCAGGATGACTGTCTCTTCTGATTTCACCAGGTGACCTGGGAGGGCCAGGAAGGAAGGTTTTCTGTGGACTCCTAGGAAGAGAGGTTGTGAGTTTAGAAGGTGTCTCTCTTTATCATCCCATCCATGGCACCTGGAATGAGTGAGCCTTCCCTTCGCTGGTGTCTGTCTCTCTGcttcctctctgtgtcttcatGTTCTTTTCTGTGCCCATAACTCCTGGTGCAGGTCCTTccatctgtctccctccctcttctctgtccctctgtctctagTAGCTGTGATTCCCTTCCCACTGGGCTCAGCCTCATCTCTTGGGCTGTTGTATCTATTTCACACTAATGTCTTTCTTACTGTCTATGTGGGagtggaagaggaagcaggaTAGGCTGCACGTCCCGGCTCTTAGCAGCCTGGTTCAATCTCTTTTGGACGAATTGGAATCCTTGGCAGGAGGTATGAACTGATCAGTAAGGCAGGCACCAGTGTCCACACACCCTGTTCCTGGTGGGGACTGGGAGCCACTCTTGCCATGTCTGTGCCTTCTCCATGGTGCCAGTTTCCATAGGCTGGCTCCTCGTGCTGATTTGAGGAGTATCAACCCCTCCCTATGTGGATGGAGCCTGGTGGTGGCATCATCATCCCACCCTTGCTGATCTCGGTGTAGCCAACCTTCTCTTTGTTTggtttctttaattaattaattaattttggagacagagtctcactccttcacccaggctggagtgaagtggtgtggtctacgctcactgcaacctctgtctcctgggttcaagcgattctcctgctctcagcctcccgagtcgctaggattacatgcacctgccaccatgcctggctatccTTGTGTCTTTTCTTAACTTGTCCTTGACCTGGGTTCCAGTGttggtttcctgttgctgctgtagaAAATTATCAGAagcatggcagcaggagagagcaCACTGACCCCCTCCGATTCTGGAGACAGAAAGCGGACCCTGTTTTTCGagggctaaaatcaaggcatcTGCAGGGCTGTGTTCCCTCTGGAGACTCAGGAGAATCAGTTACTTGACTTTCCCAGCCTCTATAGGCCACCTGCATTCATGGCTTATGGCCTTCATCCACCTTCAAAGCTGATGGAGTCTCCCACTACGCTGCTCTAATCCccactctcctcttcctcctcctttcatgTGGACACTTGTGATTATATTGAGCCCACCGGGACAGTCCAGGCTgtctccccatctcaaggtcaACTCATCAACAACCTGAGCTCCATCTTCCCCTTCAGTCCCTTCCCCTATAACATAAATAGTCACAGACTCCAGGGATTAGAATGCAGTCATCACTGGGGACACTTATTCTTCCCACCACAGCACCCATTTCCCTGTATTCAATCCCCCTTTACCCCAAATACAGTTAGGGCCTGCGTGATGGGACCCTCAAGGACATGCCTACCAGAAGCTCTGGGATTCAGGAGGTGGGACAAGGAGAATCCCAGACAGGAGCCCTCTGACCTGTGACCATGATCACCAGGGGGTTGCTGGGTGCCGACCACCCActgggggagtgtgtgtgtgaacCCCGGCATCTATAGGTCCCTGCATGTGACGGGGTCACAGGGCCCATGAAAAGGCTTTTCCAGAATATTCTGTTGTACAGCTCAGGGACAGGCACCCCATCATCCTTGTACAGACTGAAGTTGTTAAACCCAAGATTAGAGTGACACTGAAGAGTCACATGTTCTGGAGGCACCACAAGGCTGGGCCAGGTAGAAAGCAAGGGCTTGTCCTGACCACCTTGGGGTGAAGGAGGCGCCGCCTTAGAGAGGAGGATGTGGAGCTGTGCCTCCCTCCCTGTGCTCAGAAGATTCTCCCCACTTTCCACATTTCTATGGCTGCTATCACACCTTGGTGCCTAGGGCTAAAGGAAGGACCCATCCCACAAAGACAAGGTGTCTCCGTACAACAAAAGTGTCAGCTGAGAACTTTGAGCAAGTGCTGAGTAAGAGACTCCTACTAGATTTTAATACTGTAAGATTACTGACATAAAACAACACAGGGTAGACATGAAGTGGAGGGCATGTCCTTTGAGAATGGAATATCAGCAGTTgcctgaatgaaaataaaaaacttagccccCATCAGAGGATTTGGAATGTCAGGGCCATGGCTGTGGTTTCCCACCTCTTCTGGTAGAATGACAGCAGCCACACTGCAGCCCCTACCGTCATGGAAACGCTGAAGTGTGTGAGTAACACCTTTGTCCTCAGAGGATCTGCTGTTCCTACCACTTCCCCACCACACAACCCAGCTTTGAACACCCTAGTCCAACCCTGGTCCCCACACAACTTGACTCTGCCAAGGGGTTGAGAGGCCAGGGAGGCAAGGTCGGAACTGTGGGCCGAGCACCCCAGGGTCCCCTCTTCCTAGTTTATGAGAGACTCCCTGACAGGACTTCCCTCCCGTTTCAGGAAAATCCTCTTATGTGGGGAGATGACACCCTAAGGTTTGGAGAAGGACTTACCCTCCTGTGGCCAGGCCCCCTGCAGCAAGAAGAACCCTGGAAAGAAAGATCATGATGGAAGATCCATTTGCAGGCAAACAAGGCCTTCCTTGCTGCCCCCACTGGGCTGTGAGTCTTGATAGCCAGCCCCTTCCTGGGCCGAAGGGAAACTCACCATCAGTGCCTACCTGCACCCAAGAACAGTGCTCTCGGCTGTGCAGAGACCCAGCCTCCAGGCCCATATCCCCACCCCAAGCccatatctccactccaggcccatatctccactccaggccGATATTTCCACCCTAGACCCATATAGCCAATCCGGGCCCACATCTCCAATCCAGGCTCAGATCTCCACCCTCGGCCCATATCTCCAAtccaggcccatatctccactccaggcccatatctccacTCCAGTCCCATATCTCCTCTCCAGTCccatatctccactccaggcccatatctccacCCCAGGCCCAGATCTCCACCTCCAGGCCCATAACTACACTCCAGGATCATATCTCCACTCCAAGCCCATATCTCCACATCAGGCCCATATCTCCACTCCAGTCCCATATCTCCACACCCAGGCCCATATCTCCATTCCAGGCCCATATCCCCATCCTAGGCCCATATCTCCACCGTAGGCCCAGatctccactccaggcccatatctccacTCCAGGGCCATATCTCCACCTCCAGGCCCATAACTTCACTCCAGGCCCATAACTCCActccaggcccatatctccacctccaggcccatatctccacTGCAGACccatatctccactccaggcccatatctccactccaggcccagatctccactccaggcccagatctccactccaggcccagATCTCCACCTCCAGGCCCCTATCTCCACTCTAGTCCCATATCTCCACTCCAGTCCCATATCTCCACCTCCAGGCCCATAACTTCACTCCAGGCCCATAACTCCACTGCAGACccatatctccactccaggcccatatctccactccaggaccatatctccactccaggctcatatctccactccaggcccGTATCTCCACCTCCAGGCCCATAACTTCACTCCAGGCCCATAACTCCACTCCGGGCCCATATCTCCACTCCAGTCCCATATCTCCACTCCAGTCCCATATCTCCACCCTAGGCTCCTACCTCCCCTCCAGGTTCCTATCTCTCCTCCAGGTTCCTCTCTCCACTCCAGGTTCCTATCCCCActccaggcccatatctccactccaggcccagATCTTCACTCCAGGCCCAGATCTCCACTCCAGGCGCAGATCTCCACTTCTAGGCTCATCACTCCATCTCTAGGCCCAGatctccactccaggcccatAACTCCACctccaggcccatatctccacCTCTGGGCCCAGATCTCCATCCCCACGCTCCCTCCCTCTATTCCCTTCCAGGACTCACCAACACACGCCATGATGATGACCATGAGCGACATGGTGCTGCCGGTGCAGACAGGCGGCCGCGCCCCAGCTCAGCTCAGCAGCGCACAGGATGTTATTTGGCGCCCTGCCCATGCAGTTTACATGTTGACCACATCATGGGAGGGTGACGTACGCAGGCTTTTTCTACCTTGCATGAGGCCCAGTGGGTGCTCGCTCAAGAGCGGAACATGGCTTCCTGGAAATTGCTCTCACTAGAATTGACACCTCGCGTCCTTCACTATGACCAACTCAAAACATGTCTTAGATCCAACCTCCCAAACATGAGATGCCTAAAATCTGTGCTAACATGAAAGActtttcatgaatttttattgtttttatctgaGATTCG is drawn from Homo sapiens chromosome 19 genomic scaffold, GRCh38.p14 alternate locus group ALT_REF_LOCI_32 HSCHR19KIR_FH13_A_HAP_CTG3_1 and contains these coding sequences:
- the KIR2DS4 gene encoding killer cell immunoglobulin-like receptor 2DS4 isoform 1 precursor (isoform 1 precursor is encoded by transcript variant 1), which codes for MSLMVIIMACVGFFLLQGAWPQEGVHRKPSFLALPGHLVKSEETVILQCWSDVMFEHFLLHREGKFNNTLHLIGEHHDGVSKANFSIGPMMPVLAGTYRCYGSVPHSPYQLSAPSDPLDMVIIGLYEKPSLSAQPGPTVQAGENVTLSCSSRSSYDMYHLSREGEAHERRLPAVRSINGTFQADFPLGPATHGGTYRCFGSFRDAPYEWSNSSDPLLVSVTGNPSNSWPSPTEPSSKTGNPRHLHVLIGTSVVKIPFTILLFFLLHRWCSDKKNAAVMDQEPAGNRTVNSEDSDEQDHQEVSYA